The Myotis daubentonii chromosome 9, mMyoDau2.1, whole genome shotgun sequence genome has a segment encoding these proteins:
- the SSRP1 gene encoding FACT complex subunit SSRP1 — protein sequence MAETLEFNDIYQEVKGSMNDGRLRLSRQGIIFKNSKTGKVDNIQAGELTEGIWRRVALGHGLKLLTKNGHVYKYDGFRESEFEKLADFFKTHYRLELMEKDLCVKGWNWGTVKFGGQLLSFDIGDQPVFEIPLSNVSQCTTGKNEVTLEFHQNDDAEVSLMEVRFYVPPTQEDGVDPVEAFAQNVLSKADVIQATGDAICIFRELQCLTPRGRYDIRIYPTFLHLHGKTFDYKIPYTTVLRLFLLPHKDQRQMFFVISLDPPIKQGQTRYHFLILLFSKDEDISLTLNMNEEEVEKRFEGRLTKNMSGSLYEMVSRVMKALVNRKITVPGNFQGHSGAQCITCSYKASSGLLYPLERGFIYVHKPPVHIRFDEISFVNFARGTTTTRSFDFEIETKQGTQYTFSSIEREEYGKLFDFVNAKKLNIKNRGLKEGMNPSYDDYADSDEDQHDAYLERMKEEGKIREENANDSSDGSGDETDESFNPGEEEEDVAEEFDSNASASSSSNEGDSDRDEKKRKQLKKAKMAKDRKSRKKPMEVKKGKDPNAPKRPMSAYMLWLNASREKIKSDHPGISITDLSKKAGEIWKAMSKEKKEEWDRKAEDARREYEKAMKEYEGGRGESSKRDKSKKKKKVKVKMEKKSTPSKGSSSKSSSRQLSESFKSKEFVSSDESSSGENKSKKKRRRSEDSEEEELASTPASSEDSASGSDE from the exons ATGGCAGAAACACTGGAGTTCAACGACATCTACCAGGAGGTGAAAGGCTCCATG AACGATGGGCGGCTGAGGTTGAGCCGCCAGGGCATCATCTTCAAGAACAGTAAGACGGGCAAAGTGGACAACATCCAGGCTGGGGAGTTGACGGAAGGCATCTGGCGCCGTGTGGCTCTGGGCCATGGACTTAAACTGCTCACAAAGAACGGCCACGTCTACAAGTATGACGGCTTCCGAGAATCG GAGTTTGAGAAACTCGCTGATTTCTTCAAAACTCACTATCGCCTTGAGCTAATGGAGAAGGACCTATGTGTGAAGGGCTGGAACTGGGGAACGGTGAAGTTTGGTG GGCAGCTGCTTTCCTTTGACATTGGCGACCAGCCGGTCTTCGAGATACCCCTCAGCAACGTGTCCCAGTGCACCACAGGCAAGAACGAGGTGACACTGGAGTTCCACCAGAACGACGATGCAGAGGTCTCGCTCATGGAGGTGCGCTTCTACGTGCCTCCCACCCAAGAGGATGGCGTGGACCCTGTTGAG GCCTTTGCCCAGAACGTGCTGTCTAAGGCGGATGTGATCCAGGCCACTGGAGACGCCATCTGTATCTTCCGGGAGCTGCAGTGCCTGACTCCCCGAGGACGGTACGACATCAGGATCTACCCCACCTTTCTGCATCTGCACGGCAAGACCTTCGACTACAAGATCCCCTACACCACGGTGCTGCGCCTCTTTTTGCTACCCCACAAGGACCAGCGCCAGATGTTCTTTGTG ATCAGCCTGGATCCCCCCATCAAGCAAGGCCAGACCCGTTACCACTTCCTGATCCTCCTCTTCTCCAAGGATGAGGACATCTCCTTGACTCTCAACATGAATGA GGAAGAGGTCGAGAAGCGCTTTGAGGGGCGGCTCACCAAGAACATGTCGGGATCCCTCTATGAGATGGTCAGCCGGGTCATGAAGGCGCTGGTGAACCGCAAGATCACAGTTCCGGGCAACTTCCAAGG GCACTCCGGGGCCCAGTGCATCACCTGCTCCTACAAGGCGAGCTCAGGACTGCTGTACCCGCTGGAGCGGGGCTTCATCTACGTCCACAAGCCACCCGTGCACATCCGCTTTGATGAGATCTCCTTCGTCAACTTTGCCCGTGGCACCACCACCACACGGTCCTTTGACTTTGAAATTGAGACCAAGCAGGGCACTCAGTATACCTTCAGTAGCATTGAGAG GGAGGAGTATGGGAAGCTGTTTGATTTTGTCAATGCAAAAAAACTCAACATCAAAAACCGAGGATTGAAAGAG GGCATGAACCCAAGCTACGACGACTATGCTGACTCTGATGAAGATCAGCACGACGCCTACTTGGAGCGGATGAAGGAGGAGGGCAAGATCCGGGAAGAGAATGCCAACGACAGCAGCGATGGCTCGGGAGACGAAACCG ATGAGTCTTTCAACCCgggtgaagaggaggaggacgTGGCAGAGGA GTTTGACAGCAACGCCTCTGCCAGCTCCTCCAGTAACGAAGGTGACAGTGACCGGgatgagaagaaaaggaaacagcttAAAAAGGCCAAGATGGCCAAGGATCGCAAGAGCCGCAAGAAGCCTATGGAG GTGAAGAAGGGCAAAGACCCCAATGCCCCCAAGAGGCCCATGTCTGCCTACATGCTGTGGCTCAATGCCAGCCGAGAGAAGATCAAGTCAGACCATCCCGGCATCAGTATCACTGATCTTTCCAAGAAGGCAGGCGAGATCTGGAAGGCAATGtccaaagagaagaaagag gagtGGGATCGCAAAGCTGAGGATGCCAGGAGGGAATATGAAAAAGCCATGAAAGAATATGAAGGGGGCAGGGGTGAGTCTTCTAAGAG GGACAAgtccaagaagaagaagaaagtaaaggTAAAGATGGAAAAGAAGTCAACACCCTCTAAGGGCTCATCATCCAAGTCGTCATCAAGGCAGCTCAGTGAGAGCTTCAAGAGCAAAGAGTTTGTGTCCAGTGACGAGAGCTCTTCAGGAGAGAACAAGAGCAAAAAGAAGAGAAGGCGGAGTGAG GACTCTGAAGAAGAGGAACTAGCCAGCACGCCCGCCAGCTCAGAAGACTCTGCGTCGGGATCCGATGAGTAG